Within the Malassezia vespertilionis chromosome 3, complete sequence genome, the region AAAACTATCGTCAAAGCTTTGCGTCATGAGGATGATCAAGATGCACAAGTGCATCAGCGTCATGGAACGCAGCCACCAGCCTTTCTTCTTGGTCGCTGCGTTGTAGCACCACTTGGCAAACGCATTGGTTGGGATATTCTTAGGCCGCTTCGAGGCACCTTGGCGCAACAGCTGGCGTTTTAGGTCCACCCATTGTCGCTGCTCAGTCGTAAGGTACGCCGCGCCAGAGTATCGCTGGAAGTTTTCGATAATCACAGAGACAAACAGAGTCAAGACACTCACCGCTCCGATCAAATTGTAAATCAGGAAAAAGATGGCATTGTGCTGAGAATGGTCCGCTTGTGGCTGCTGGTCTCGGCCCACAATGCTCATTGCGGCCGTCATGACGTTGATCCAGCCTTCCAAAGAGACGATCTCAAAAAGGATCAACAGCGAGCTCTTAAAGTCGTCAAAGGAATACATACTGCCTTGCGTGGGATTTTTCCATGCTCTTGGCGCAAGAAACGCCCAGTTTAGGGGCTGCGAAGAGTATTCGCCGTGGCAGTCCAGCTTGGTCAGTATGCCAGGACTGTCGTCGTTGCATGCGTAGAGCAGGCCGGCAAACAAGTTCTGTCCCCAGACGGCGTAGGGGATAATGTACaagagcgcaagcatggcCGCGTCCAAAATACGGCCAGCACCGGCAATCATGACGGCATGGAACGTATCGCGCATAAGGGACGACAAATTAATAAGGCGCAATACACGGAGAGCTTTCAGTGCGCGCGTAAAGTTGGAGACACCGCCAACAACGACAAACTCGCTGATAACATTGATCAAAATCGCGATAAACACAAACATGTCCAAAAGGTTCCAGATGTTGTATATGTACGCATTGGGAGTGAAGATGAATCCATCCGCAATTGTTTTCACAAAAAACTCGAGCACAAAAATGACAGAGAGACTCAGCTCCACGCCAGAGAACCACGTTTTAAAGATGGTTCCGTGCTCGGCGTAGTAATGCTTCCTGTACTTGGGCGTCGCAATCCCTGCTGCGACAACAGAGCCAACAATGGCACCAAATATTATCGTCTGGAAGATGTAGTTGCGGAGACGGGACATTGGGCGGCCAAAGAGACGCTCGCCGTGGGAGCACGGCGTCAACGTCTGGCAAAAGCGGCGGATTGGGTTCCGACTACTAAACATAAACCAAGAGCGATCGTACATGGGATACTCGGCAATCGTTCGGGCGAGTTGAATGCGCTCATTGTGCGGCTGATTCGCATAGTTCTCCAAAAACCCCTGGCGATCTTGGTCCCCGTCTATCAAGCCGAGGTCTTCGCGCATGTTCCGAATGTTTTGCTGGCCCGCAAGTAAACGCGTTTCTTCGTCTTCTTCGTAGTATACATGCTCAAAATCATACATGGCAGGATGGTTGTTATTCCGGCCACGTCCACTCagcatgcgcgcttggatcGATTTAAGATGCGCATGCTCGTGTGGTTTATCCAagcggagcatgcgctgcaaagtATCCATCGCCTGGCCCGCACGGTCTGGTGTGACAAGCTGCATGAACAGACTGCGCGGCTCGTCCTCGTCTTTTTCAGGAGACGCTCCAGCAATGGCACTCACCGACATAAGATGGCTCGGTGCCTCTGCTTCGCCCTGTGCCGCCAATTGGGGTAGCGCACGCTGTGCTCGAAATGGGCTCCACATTTGCATAAACTTGACCATACGTGATTGCGGCACAGGCTCCGATCGCCGAAGGTACCGCTCCATCTGTCGCTTGTACTTGTCGCCTTCGGCAACGCGAAAGTTTTCATTGATTACGGCAATAAGCATTTGGAGCACGATAAAGTTGGCAAAAATGAACCAGCACACAAGAAAGATACCCGAGATGACTTGTTGGTTAAACCGTTTTTCACTGCTAATCACATTGAGCAGCACATGTGTCCAGTTTTCTGAGGAAAAAATTTGGTAGACGCCCAGGAAGCCATTGAAAAGCTGCTTCCAGACCATTTCTTCTTGCTCGCCCTCGACACTTACATCCCGAATATCGCCACGGAAGAGCTGGATACTGAACAGTGCTGCCATGAAAATCATCATCAACAAAAAAACAATCATGTTCAATAAACCACTCACGGAACCAACGACACGCAAAAGCATCAGCCGCATGCGTGGGATCGCGGCAATCACACGGTAAAAGCGGGCCAATTGAAAAAAGGTCAGCCAGGGGTACCACCCAGATCTGTGTACAACAGGGATCTGAATGATGCTGGTAATCACTGCAAGGAAAAAATCTAGCAGGTTatggcgccgccggaaAAACTCTTGCGCTGTGCCGTCCAGTGCGTAGGCAACGAAGCGCAAGACAATCTCCACGTCAAAAGCGATGGTAAGGCCTCGTTCGGCGCGTCTTCGCCACAATACCGTGTCTGGGTATTGGTAAGAGGATTGGGAGCCTTGGATGCCAAGACTCAGGATAATCGCAACCAACCACAAATACTTGGTCCAGCCCCAAAGTCGCTTGTACATCTGTGCTTTATGCCATTGCTGTCGTCgtgcgtgctgcgctggaggttgctgctgctcggcagcgacCTGTTCTTCTTCTCCGTGAATCGTAATCGCAGCAAACGCACTGTGCTGCGTTTGGGCACTGAGCGAAGCAAATGAATGGGATATCACAGCGACAAATAAGTTGGCCAGCCAGAAATTGAGCAGCATAATACCGAAAATGAAATAAATCACGGCGCTGTAATAGTCTGCATCGATCATATCATACATGATATCTGACCAGCCATTGAGCGAGATGACAACAAAGACCTCGAGAAGAGAGGTAAACACATTGTCAAAGCTCAGCACATTGTTGTACGGATTCTCGGCTTGCTCGACACACAACTGTCCGTAGGGACAAATGTACCCTTTGGGATGATTGTCGGTAAAACCACCGTCAAACTCGACATGTCCCATTTTCGCAGAACTGTTGCGCGGATCCCACGATCCGCCACAAATCTGGCTCAATGTATAATTCATCCCCGGCTCGTTATTCAAGTCGCCGATCCATACGCATCGTCGGCGGTAGGAGCCTTCAAAACTCTGCGTGCCGATAATCGCAAATAAAAGTACGAAGAACAACATGAAGTAGGCAACGCGGAACAAGAGAGGCGCAACTCGTTTCAACGAGAGCAGGATGGTTGCCGTACCATCCGGCACCATCATAAGGCGCGCACATCGCAATACGGAGAGCGCTCGGAACAAGTAAATATGACGGTTTGGCATAGTCTGCGTGTGAGAGATTTGCAAACTGAGCGCAATCCAGTAGGAAATGATGGAGATGATATCCACGCGTTGCCAGCTGTGGCGAAGGTAGGCTCGGTTTGTCATTTCCGCTGGGTCGCCCGTAATGGAATGCGTAAATCGCACGCAAACAGTGAGAAAAGAGCGCCAGACGGTAAAAAAAGGGCTGCGCTCTTCTGCATACGAGCGCGCGTAGGGTACAGTGAAAGGCGCACCAATTCGATGGTCCACATTTCCGTAAACGTCCTGCCTGCCTCTGGCAACGCCTTCAGTGGGCTGAAAGCGGCTGGTGTGCGAATCTGTGTATTCGCGTGCGAGTGGGCCGTACGGATACATTTCACGCTTcagaaagcggcgcagttGCATAAGCCACTGGCCCAGTACGTATCGCGTGTTGCTTTGCATGTGCAGAGGCACTTCGTCGTGCTCCAACCCCTCCTTACTGGACTCAGACGCAACGGATCCTCTGCGTCCTTGAGCGTTTGTaagcggcggcggatcAATCAAGAGTCCAGAAACAATGATTCGCGCACCCATTTCCATGGTATAGATAGAAAAAACGACAAGCAAAACCACTGCCTCGGGGCCGCTGAGCCAGTCGTCGAGCAGTGGGTGCTTAACCACGTTTCGGCTTGAAGAGATAATGAGCACAACTAGCTGCATCACAATTATAGCTAGTATCAGTGGCTCAAACCACCACGAAAAGAGGAGCCGGGCCAACATGACGCGCAGTGGATGCGTCGGGCCAAAGTACATGAGCGTCTTGccacgcagctgctcgtgAAGTGGAACTGTGTGTAGCGGCACGCTACTCTCTCTTGTCTCCTTCATGGGAAGCCATTGTTGCtcagcagcgtcgctggTGTTCCGCCGCGAGAACTTGTGCGTGTTTCGCAACTGCTCATTAGCCTGCGATACAGCATGACGCGAAGAATCAACAAGATTGTGGAAGAAGTCAGAAAGACGCGCTTCGGATCGCCTCGCGTGGCGCAAACAATGCCGCGAATGGGTGGTTTCATCGCGGCTCTCCTCGTCGTCTGGTCCATAGGGTGCTTGACTGTGTTCATCGATCCCATCTGTGGGCAAGTATTCTGACCAGCCAGCACTCTTTTGGTTGGCCAATAAACTGGCGTGGTCTGCGCCATTCTCGATATCGTCTGACGAGAGTTGGTATGCTTCAAACGCATCGAGAAGAACGCTCGAAGAAGAGTAGCGAGGGTTTGTATCGGAGCGTTTCGTCGTTACAGAAGGCTCGTATTCAAAGTCATCACTCAAGTGTTCACGTTCTTCATAGTTGTCCAAAAAATGCTTCTCGTCTGCTTGCGAAAAGCTAAGTCTTTGTCGAGGCAACGTATCCTGCGCCGGCCGATGCCGACTGCGTTGTCGGCGGAGCATTGGTCGGTTCCTATTCGCATAAGAAGTAGATATCGACTCCGGACTTGACCATACCCGGTCCAGATCCGCGCCCAGATCGACGCTCGAAGgggcgcgcgacgaagacgCCGGCGAGACAAGCGGCTCTCGAACCTGTTGCCTGGCAGGAAACTGCGTCGGCTGGGCAGAGCCGCTCGGCATAATAGGCTCTTGTCGTTCTGTGCCATCAATAGAGCTGCGGCTATGCATGGTATGTTACTGCACGCATGGGCGCATCTATTAAGCCCCTCGTCAAAGTACCAGAGCTGCTGGCACAGCGCGATTGCAGCGTGGCGGGGCTGCAATGCGCACATTTCGTCCAATCAAGAACGTGTTTCGGCGGGGCTGTGGAGCATGTGTAAAATACAGCAACTGGGAAGAGCTACGGCGCGGCATCGGGTCCGGTAATGTCTGGGGTGAGTATAAGAGGAGTACAAACAGTCTGCGTGTTCCGCCGCACGGTATTCTGGCGTAAGCAATCAGTAACGACAACGTACCGGCCATGAGTTCGGCTACTGTCTCGCGTGCTTCGTCGCTGGAGTCAGTCGCGTCCAGTACATACAATTCAGTAAGATCACCAGAAAACAACGATTCACGTTTGTACATGTCTAGGAATGCATTGCGCTTGCGAAGACGGTCGTACTGGTCTGCCGTGCGTTTGAACAGACCCGCAATGCCCGTATGATTTGCAAGCATTAAGCCACTCACACGGTGTGAGCTCGCCACGTacgggctgcggcgcgaaagCGCGACTTGAATACTTGCAGGGCCCCACGGTACAAAGCTCGCCAAATGCCGCTCCCGGATCCGAAGCAGGCTCTTGTGCACATCGCGCGGGTCGACGTCGCCCTGGATAATATTCATGACCGACATGTAGCAACTGGACTTGCTTGCCCCAGAAATGCTCACCATCCTGTTCTTGGGCTGCAGAAGACGACGCATCACATCAAGCACCGTCGTTTTCATTGTGTCCTTGCCGCGATCCACCGTGTCGGAAGTGAATGGTGTGTAGGAGGTCATAaggaaatgcgcgcgcggcgagggGATTAGCGACGCGAGGATTCCTACCAAGTCGTTGTTCATGTAGCCGGGGTAGCGCAGTGTTGTCGTCGAAGCGCTCATAACTGTGCTTACAAGCTGGTTGGTCTGGCTGTACGATGGGTTCTGCAGGTGCAGTCTGTCGCTCGCAATGCGGCTGAGTTGTGCATTGTCCAGCACGATAACGCTGTCCGCATTGTTCACAAGGCGCTTCATTGTAAGCACAGAGTTGTACGGCTGCACCACCACATCCGACGTTTCTTCCGAGTTAGGAAATACACTGTATGTTTGAAGCTGTTTTTTTGGGAACGCGTCGTTCAAACGTTCCATCAAAAACGAACCGAGCCCCGACCCTGTACCCCCTGCAATAGAATGTAACAGAAAAAAACCGCCGAGACTATCGCTGCCATCCGCCTCGCGATCGACCATCTCAATCAGCTCGTCGGCAACCTTCTCGCCCGCTGCGTATCCTTGCGCCCAGTTATTGCCCGCTCCGCCCCCGGACTGGTTGCTGTATACATTCTCAGGGTTATACAAGCTCTTGTATGGGCCTGTCATTATGTTATTGATCACTCGAGGCTCAAGATCAACTAGAATTGCGCGGGGAATATAATGTTCGTCGTCCGCCTGGTAGAAGAACACATCTTTGCGGTCTTCTGCAAGGCCTTCCGATGCGTACTCCTCCAGTGTACCATCCTGCGCTATACCATGCTCACGGCACAAATTCTCCCAAAACTGGGACCCTATTTGGTTGCCGCATTGGCCCGCTTGCAGCGTAATAATTTCGCGCGGCATCTCcgcacggcaagcagcgtTGCTGTTGCGCGCTACGCGCTTCATTTTGAGTCACGTGAATGCCCATGTGCCGCAAGGAAAAAAGGCAGGCGGGCCACCGGCTTTTTTTCTTAGCGTGCACGTCTTGCGTACGTGCATTTAGAAAGAAAAGAAAGATGGCATTCGGTATGCATTGTCTGCATTGAAAACTTACAACTAGGTGATCGTGGACGTGGTGCGCCTCGTGGACGCGGCGGTtttggccgcggcgcacctgGCGGTATGCGCGGCGGACGCGGTGGAGGTATGGGAACTCGTGGTGGCATGCGTGGCGGTGGCATGCGTGGTGGTGGCATGCGCGGCggtcgcggcggcggtcgcggcggcggtcgcggcggcggtcGTGGTGgtgcaagaggcgcgcgtggcggcTCCAATGTTGTTGTCAAGCCTCATCGTCATGAAGGTGTCTTTGTTGCGGAGGGCAAGGAGCACTTGTTGGTGACCAAGAATCTGGCGCCTGGCGACTCTGTGTATGGCGAGAAGCGTGTTTCTGTTGAGTCACCTGCAAATGAGGATGGCGTCCCTGCTACAAAGATTGAGTACCGCGTGTGGAACCCATTCCGTTCGAAGCTCGCTGCGGGTGTGCTTGGTGGTCTGGACAATATTCACATCAAGCCTGGCGCCAAGGTGCTTTacctcggcgctgcaagcggcacaagTGTGAGTCATGTTGCCGATATCGTGGGACCTGATGGCATTGTATACGCAGTCGAATTCTCGCACCGGTCAGGTCGTGACTTGATCAATATGGCGAAGAAACGGACAAATGTGATTCCCATTATTGAGGATGCTCGCCACCCGGCCAAGTACCGCATGCTCGTCGGCAGTGTGGATGTCATTTTTGCCGATGTCGCACAGCCCGACCAGGCGCGCATTGTTGCATACAACGCGGAATACTTTTTGAAAAACGGAGGAAATGTTGTCATTTCGATCAAAGCCAGCTGTATCGATTCTACTGCTGTGCCGGAGGCTGTTTTTGCAGAGGAGGTGAATAAACTGAAGAAGAGCGTACGTGCTTGGCTCCCCGTTGTCTTACATCAGTCTTTCCGCCCAAGGGAGCAGCTTACGCTGGAGCCTTATGAGCGTGACCACGCTATGCTGGTGGCACAATACCAGAGGGTACGTATTAGGTGCAGTTTACTGACATTCCCAGCATAAGTGAATGTAGACGTACTCTAGTTTTAGCATCGTGATTGTTTCGAGCATGTACGCAGCTGTAAAGTATGCA harbors:
- the NOP1 gene encoding Small subunit processome complex component (EggNog:ENOG503NV08; BUSCO:EOG092648VW; COG:A); amino-acid sequence: MRGGGMRGGGMRGGRGGGRGGGRGGGRGGARGARGGSNVVVKPHRHEGVFVAEGKEHLLVTKNLAPGDSVYGEKRVSVESPANEDGVPATKIEYRVWNPFRSKLAAGVLGGLDNIHIKPGAKVLYLGAASGTSVSHVADIVGPDGIVYAVEFSHRSGRDLINMAKKRTNVIPIIEDARHPAKYRMLVGSVDVIFADVAQPDQARIVAYNAEYFLKNGGNVVISIKASCIDSTAVPEAVFAEEVNKLKKSVRAWLPVVLHQSFRPREQLTLEPYERDHAMLVAQYQRHK
- the TUB4 gene encoding gamma-tubulin (COG:Z; EggNog:ENOG503NWWN) — translated: MPREIITLQAGQCGNQIGSQFWENLCREHGIAQDGTLEEYASEGLAEDRKDVFFYQADDEHYIPRAILVDLEPRVINNIMTGPYKSLYNPENVYSNQSGGGAGNNWAQGYAAGEKVADELIEMVDREADGSDSLGGFFLLHSIAGGTGSGLGSFLMERLNDAFPKKQLQTYSVFPNSEETSDVVVQPYNSVLTMKRLVNNADSVIVLDNAQLSRIASDRLHLQNPSYSQTNQLVSTVMSASTTTLRYPGYMNNDLVGILASLIPSPRAHFLMTSYTPFTSDTVDRGKDTMKTTVLDVMRRLLQPKNRMVSISGASKSSCYMSVMNIIQGDVDPRDVHKSLLRIRERHLASFVPWGPASIQVALSRRSPYVASSHRVSGLMLANHTGIAGLFKRTADQYDRLRKRNAFLDMYKRESLFSGDLTEFDEARETVAELMAEYRAAEHADYITGPDAAP
- the CCH1 gene encoding calcium channel protein (COG:P; COG:T; BUSCO:EOG092600XJ; TransMembrane:24 (i216-236o256-276i433-451o494-514i599-616o628-654i708-728o748-766i778-796o802-819i831-857o915-940i1182-1201o1221-1239i1260-1283o1309-1332i1399-1422o1437-1460i1517-1538o1550-1570i1582-1601o1607-1624i1636-1661o1729-1750i); EggNog:ENOG503NUK8), producing the protein MVKLSFSQADEKHFLDNYEEREHLSDDFEYEPSVTTKRSDTNPRYSSSSVLLDAFEAYQLSSDDIENGADHASLLANQKSAGWSEYLPTDGIDEHSQAPYGPDDEESRDETTHSRHCLRHARRSEARLSDFFHNLVDSSRHAVSQANEQLRNTHKFSRRNTSDAAEQQWLPMKETRESSVPLHTVPLHEQLRGKTLMYFGPTHPLRVMLARLLFSWWFEPLILAIIVMQLVVLIISSSRNVVKHPLLDDWLSGPEAVVLLVVFSIYTMEMGARIIVSGLLIDPPPLTNAQGRRGSVASESSKEGLEHDEVPLHMQSNTRYVLGQWLMQLRRFLKREMYPYGPLAREYTDSHTSRFQPTEGVARGRQDVYGNVDHRIGAPFTVPYARSYAEERSPFFTVWRSFLTVCVRFTHSITGDPAEMTNRAYLRHSWQRVDIISIISYWIALSLQISHTQTMPNRHIYLFRALSVLRCARLMMVPDGTATILLSLKRVAPLLFRVAYFMLFFVLLFAIIGTQSFEGSYRRRCVWIGDLNNEPGMNYTLSQICGGSWDPRNSSAKMGHVEFDGGFTDNHPKGYICPYGQLCVEQAENPYNNVLSFDNVFTSLLEVFVVISLNGWSDIMYDMIDADYYSAVIYFIFGIMLLNFWLANLFVAVISHSFASLSAQTQHSAFAAITIHGEEEQVAAEQQQPPAQHARRQQWHKAQMYKRLWGWTKYLWLVAIILSLGIQGSQSSYQYPDTVLWRRRAERGLTIAFDVEIVLRFVAYALDGTAQEFFRRRHNLLDFFLAVITSIIQIPVVHRSGWYPWLTFFQLARFYRVIAAIPRMRLMLLRVVGSVSGLLNMIVFLLMMIFMAALFSIQLFRGDIRDVSVEGEQEEMVWKQLFNGFLGVYQIFSSENWTHVLLNVISSEKRFNQQVISGIFLVCWFIFANFIVLQMLIAVINENFRVAEGDKYKRQMERYLRRSEPVPQSRMVKFMQMWSPFRAQRALPQLAAQGEAEAPSHLMSVSAIAGASPEKDEDEPRSLFMQLVTPDRAGQAMDTLQRMLRLDKPHEHAHLKSIQARMLSGRGRNNNHPAMYDFEHVYYEEDEETRLLAGQQNIRNMREDLGLIDGDQDRQGFLENYANQPHNERIQLARTIAEYPMYDRSWFMFSSRNPIRRFCQTLTPCSHGERLFGRPMSRLRNYIFQTIIFGAIVGSVVAAGIATPKYRKHYYAEHGTIFKTWFSGVELSLSVIFVLEFFVKTIADGFIFTPNAYIYNIWNLLDMFVFIAILINVISEFVVVGGVSNFTRALKALRVLRLINLSSLMRDTFHAVMIAGAGRILDAAMLALLYIIPYAVWGQNLFAGLLYACNDDSPGILTKLDCHGEYSSQPLNWAFLAPRAWKNPTQGSMYSFDDFKSSLLILFEIVSLEGWINVMTAAMSIVGRDQQPQADHSQHNAIFFLIYNLIGAVSVLTLFVSVIIENFQRYSGAAYLTTEQRQWVDLKRQLLRQGASKRPKNIPTNAFAKWCYNAATKKKGWWLRSMTLMHLCILIILMTQSFDDSFWARRLRSGIFIICGLVYLLDIIVTLVGLGFSGFRRNLWNWYDVVVVCGVLGTTIPALVLPDSTKVYAQLQKIFLTGVALKLVQRNDALNQLFKTAIGSLPAIFSIFLLWLTMFFVWAIMLVEIFGLTKWGQNETHAKNLSSLWGTLVFLFMTSTGEGWNGYMHDYTVQPPICTPSSNYLESDCGSLAWAYFLFITWNIISMFIFLNMFTGTVVENFSYVYHLQGSTALSREQMRMIKDAWRKFDPQGHGYIQRDQIIAFLSQLTGMFDVRLYPADARIDAILKKTRVPERTSEPPSPVSSGWTRLGLHLPRSPRSLRRPRSRESDTTSSNLSPTRSTTRNDTLMPFSFEWPDANIASVHIESGVDLDKLESVLRSMDSEDLAMRRQRLNRMYHEALLSDKGKGISFTSMLFILAYNKMCTKPTNMEIAEFIDRRALIDRIDSIISLERVRGMLRTVYLRRRFLAARAGEEIYTRIAIPSDERGFPTITVEGDTMPARPKVTIDTRLDTLGSATPPMSRENLFDRDVADSEYDIHLTPLSASSSAARRRALRNANPFLSDDGSPRGSHHASSSSVQAHIPSPTREMSMWDNVIRRLSPEREPKDMPPSPHGTHDDP